GACTGTGAAAGCAGGAGAAAAGTATAGCTTTGCACAGTCACTGGAAGTTGCAAACCCGAGACTTTGGGGACCGGATACTCCGGAACTTTATACCGTCCGTACAACAGTAGAAAAAGACGGGGCGGTATGTGATACCTATGAAACCACATACGGAATCAGAAAAGTAGAGTGGAAGAGAGACGGGTGCTATATAAATGATGAGCGTATCGAGCTTGTGGGAACCAACCTGCACTCCGAAACCTACATGCTGGGAAATGCGATGTCGGATGATGCGATTTTTACAGAGATCAAACGTTTAAGGGACTATGGCTTTAATTTCATACGTATGGCACATTATCCTCATGCACCGGCGTTTTATGAAGCCTGCGACAGATATGGCGTAACAGTCCTGGACTGCCTTTCCGGATGGCAAAACTTCAGTAATACGGACGCATTTAAGAACAATACGTATCAGCAGATGAGAGAAATGGTGCGTGCAAACCGGAATCATCCCTCTGTCGTGGCCTGGGAGCCGAGTTTGAATGAGAGTAATTTCAATCAGGACTGGGCAAGCAGAATCAATCAGATCACCAAGGAGGAGTACCCGGAAGAAGGCGTATCAAAGGCTTATACAGGCGGATGGAAATATTGGAATGTATATGACCTGGGAGTGGGAACTCCTCAGGCCAATGTGGTGGGTGATGCTGCCAAGTATAGCGAAAAGCCGATAATCGTCAGTGAATATGGTGACTGGAATATGGGAGGATTCAAATCTACTACCCGTATTACCAGAGAGCCTCAGCATTACACCAGTGCCAAAGGCGGAGATGAGGGAATGCTGATTCAGTGTGACAATATTCAGTCATCCCTGGCATACAACCGGAGTAAGACCGGCTGGTATGGAGCAGCGGCTTACTGGCAGTATGCCGACTATGCCGGTTTTGATACGGAAAAGCTGACTTATTGCGGTGTAGTAGATGTTGCCAGAATACCAAAATTCAGTGCATACTTCTATCAAAGCCAGAGGGATCCGGGTGTTGATTTAAGCCAGTATGGATTAGAGAGCGGCCCGATGGTTTATATTGCAAATACATGGGCGGATGACTCGCCGAACCAGGTGCGCGTATTCAGTAACTGTGATGAAGTAGAACTGTATCTGGACGATCAGCTGGTTGGAAGACAGACACCCGATACGATTATGTGGGATCCGCGCGGTGCTTATTCCGATTCTGACTACGGAAAACAGCCAGGCAGTACAAGTGGCGCAGAGGTTTCCACTGAGCATCTGGAACATCCCCCGTTTACTTTTGATTTATCCGCATATACGCCGGGTCAGGGAACATTGCGCGCAGTCGGATATATCGATGGGGAGCAAAGGGAAGTGTATATGCGCAGTGCACCGGGAACAGCTGTACAGATCAGCCTTCAGGCAGAGGATGAGGAAGCACTGAAGCTCGACGGAAGCACGGCAAAGCTGGTATGGGTGGATGTAAAGGATACGGATGGAACCGTTGTAAATACAGCAGAAAATAAAATTACATTTGAAACCGAAGGTCCGGGCTTCGTCGTTGGACAGAAGGAAGTGGATGTAAGAGGCGGACAGTGGGCCGTATGGGTACGCAGTCAGCGTGGAGACGGAGACATCACTTTAACGGCATCCGCAGAGGGGTTGAAAACGGCATCCCTTGTCATTCCCGGTGTCGGTGTAGCTGGGTTGCCGGAAGTTCCGAATGGCGGAGATGCGGATGAAATGGATTATGTACCGGAGGAATTGCCGGGAAATATATTCCTGAATAAAACAGCGACTGCAAGCTCAGTAAATTCAGGGAAAAATGGAGTTGAAAAGGCCGAGTATGCCAATGATGGCAAGGAAAATACAAAATGGTGTGCGAAGGTAACAAACACATCGGATTCTTCTTTGGGAGAACACTGGTGGCAGGCAGACTTAGGGATGACCTATGATATCGAAAGTATGGAGATTGTTTTTGATACAGAAGGTGGATATCAATATCAGGTAGCAGTCTCAGATGACGCGGAATTTACAGGTTATGATGTAACAGAGCATGAAATAAAGACAGAAAGCGGAGGACGGGTAACGGAGGAAGTCGGAGCACGGGGCCGGTATGTGAGGATTTATCTGAACTGCCCATCCAGTAAAATCTGGCCTTGTCTGAGGGAAGTGACAGGTATAGGTACGGTTAATAACATTGCCCTGAATAAGACGGCAGCTGCCGATAGTTCTGTAAGCGGAAGCCAGGCCTCCTATGCGGTGGATGGCAAGGCAGATACTTTCTGGAACAAAGGGGGATATGGTCCTGGCTGGTGGCAGGTAGATCTTGGAGATGATTATCATGTAGATGGAGTAACCGTAAGCTTTGCCTGGGCAGGAACATCCGATAACGGAATTATACGCCACAGCTTTACACTCCAAAGCTCGGCTGACGGACAAAACTGGGAGGATATCACCCAGTGGTCTGACTTTGAACAGGGGGATGATCAGGTAAATGCATCCGTAAGCCTTACGGCTGACACTGATGCAAGGTATCTGCGAATCAATAACCTTCAGGCAAAAAAGCAGACGGACGGAAAAAACCAGTGGATTGAAATTGCGGAATTTATTGCGACAGGAGAGAAACTGGGAGAAGCAGTCAGACTGGATTACGGTGCCGGTACAGCGGCTACGTCCAGTGCGGAAGGCATCACACCCGAATATGGAAATGACGGAAATCCACAGACATTCTGGATACCATCTGCAGATGACAGCAACCCTTCCTGGCAGTTTGATGCCGCAGGACTGTATCGGACCAGGGCCGTCATACTTACATGGAATACAGAAGGAGAGCATCATTATGCCATAGAGATTTCCACAGATGGTGAAACCTGGACAACCACAGCAGACCATATGGAACAGGGTATTTCCGGCGGA
The window above is part of the Novisyntrophococcus fermenticellae genome. Proteins encoded here:
- a CDS encoding discoidin domain-containing protein, whose protein sequence is MKKFMKKGIALAITGVMCLSGLPVSAAPEPEAIAYAGTGRVQISFNNDWRFREGEAGSGEKSGYDDSKWLYVNAPHSTIQYTPENYYQEDLGIYWYRRHFETPDTAGDGRRVLLTFEGAMQQAEVWLNDSKLGTHQGGYTEFSFDITDYLKRDGSENVLAVKLDTRPNSGFAPGKTNPDFQYFGGLYRNVYVTVTDPVHITDAVTSGTAAGGGVFLTSPEVSKESAVVKAKTEVQNEDGQAAEVTLSTELLEPDGERVAASATDTQTVKAGEKYSFAQSLEVANPRLWGPDTPELYTVRTTVEKDGAVCDTYETTYGIRKVEWKRDGCYINDERIELVGTNLHSETYMLGNAMSDDAIFTEIKRLRDYGFNFIRMAHYPHAPAFYEACDRYGVTVLDCLSGWQNFSNTDAFKNNTYQQMREMVRANRNHPSVVAWEPSLNESNFNQDWASRINQITKEEYPEEGVSKAYTGGWKYWNVYDLGVGTPQANVVGDAAKYSEKPIIVSEYGDWNMGGFKSTTRITREPQHYTSAKGGDEGMLIQCDNIQSSLAYNRSKTGWYGAAAYWQYADYAGFDTEKLTYCGVVDVARIPKFSAYFYQSQRDPGVDLSQYGLESGPMVYIANTWADDSPNQVRVFSNCDEVELYLDDQLVGRQTPDTIMWDPRGAYSDSDYGKQPGSTSGAEVSTEHLEHPPFTFDLSAYTPGQGTLRAVGYIDGEQREVYMRSAPGTAVQISLQAEDEEALKLDGSTAKLVWVDVKDTDGTVVNTAENKITFETEGPGFVVGQKEVDVRGGQWAVWVRSQRGDGDITLTASAEGLKTASLVIPGVGVAGLPEVPNGGDADEMDYVPEELPGNIFLNKTATASSVNSGKNGVEKAEYANDGKENTKWCAKVTNTSDSSLGEHWWQADLGMTYDIESMEIVFDTEGGYQYQVAVSDDAEFTGYDVTEHEIKTESGGRVTEEVGARGRYVRIYLNCPSSKIWPCLREVTGIGTVNNIALNKTAAADSSVSGSQASYAVDGKADTFWNKGGYGPGWWQVDLGDDYHVDGVTVSFAWAGTSDNGIIRHSFTLQSSADGQNWEDITQWSDFEQGDDQVNASVSLTADTDARYLRINNLQAKKQTDGKNQWIEIAEFIATGEKLGEAVRLDYGAGTAATSSAEGITPEYGNDGNPQTFWIPSADDSNPSWQFDAAGLYRTRAVILTWNTEGEHHYAIEISTDGETWTTTADHMEQGISGGSTTDMISGLAKYIRVSVQAGTTEGFWINATGREQSPALAVKSADELLQVTGARCTAFQELQLPGQVAVILEGDVRTKLPVTWSEEGFDAANTQEQTLHGVIASIPGVQNRDGLGVKVKVRLMDDLHIVTEPEDFVGSIEETAVFTVEAAGTGLIYQWQYCNANSNIWRTSSMAGSDTAEISVPVTKARDGQKYRCVVTDEGGNTATSEMAAINVGVADSAPVITQQPGSYSGAVGDMATFIVKAEGNGLTYQWQYCNEGSNIWRVSSMAGNQSDMLKVPVATYRDGQKYRCIVTSADGRIAISDVAVVGVK